The following proteins come from a genomic window of Lachnoclostridium phytofermentans ISDg:
- a CDS encoding LiaF transmembrane domain-containing protein has translation MKKNHSSYIWGGLLVLFGVLLAARAVDIFTFDIFFDGWWTLFLIIPCFISLFNHGGDKTANLIGLSIGIFMLLSAQGFITWRMFGPLCFAAILVFIGLNMIMPKKHRDQDYSSQNYKTYQGSGSTDQTYDRTYTYEQNFDGTENGQQSGNYGSTQNTGGSNDANSGYQNTYQGARQSGQFACTAVLSGRELRFDNEVFQGAMLSALLGGIELDLRNAIIRENVVIECKTILGGIDIYVPSYVRVVVNCNPILGGVDNKTITPLGANEQTITIYLNATCVLGGIDVK, from the coding sequence ATGAAAAAAAATCATTCCAGTTACATCTGGGGCGGACTACTCGTGTTATTTGGAGTATTATTAGCAGCGAGAGCAGTAGATATCTTTACTTTTGATATCTTTTTTGATGGATGGTGGACCTTATTCTTAATCATACCATGTTTTATTAGTTTATTTAATCATGGTGGTGATAAAACTGCTAATTTGATTGGTTTATCAATTGGTATCTTCATGTTATTGTCTGCACAAGGATTTATTACGTGGAGAATGTTTGGACCATTATGTTTTGCAGCAATTCTAGTTTTTATTGGATTAAATATGATCATGCCAAAGAAGCATAGAGATCAAGACTATTCCAGTCAAAATTATAAGACCTATCAAGGTAGTGGTAGTACTGATCAGACATACGATAGAACTTATACGTATGAACAGAACTTTGATGGTACTGAGAACGGACAGCAGTCTGGTAATTATGGATCCACACAGAATACAGGTGGTTCAAACGATGCAAACAGTGGGTATCAAAATACTTACCAGGGTGCCAGGCAAAGCGGACAATTCGCATGCACCGCGGTCTTAAGCGGTAGGGAATTACGTTTTGATAATGAAGTATTCCAAGGGGCTATGTTATCTGCTTTATTGGGTGGAATTGAACTAGACTTAAGAAATGCTATTATCAGAGAGAACGTTGTGATTGAATGCAAAACGATTCTCGGTGGAATAGATATCTACGTTCCAAGCTATGTTAGAGTTGTAGTTAACTGTAATCCAATTCTTGGCGGTGTAGATAACAAGACAATTACACCATTAGGAGCGAATGAACAAACTATTACAATCTATTTGAATGCAACTTGTGTTTTAGGCGGTATCGATGTAAAATAG
- the argF gene encoding ornithine carbamoyltransferase yields MNLKGRSFLTLKDFTPEEITYLLELAATLKEKKKQGITGNSLKGKNIALIFEKPSTRTRCAFTIGCIDEGGHPEYLGKDDIQLGHKESVEDTARVLGRMFDGIEYRGFSQETVEKLAKYSKVPVWNGLTDEYHPTQILADFLTLKEQFKTLKGLKLVFVGDGRNNMANSLMIGSSKMGIHFTILAPKSLWPKDELVSLCLSYAKDSGSKITITEDLEAVSGADAIYTDVWCSMGEEDKAAERVALLKPYQVNEELIKKSGKESTVFLHCLPAVKGNEVTEEVFEKFADVVFDESENRMHTIKAVMVATLGEE; encoded by the coding sequence ATGAATTTAAAAGGACGTTCTTTTCTTACATTAAAGGATTTTACACCAGAAGAAATTACGTATTTATTAGAATTGGCAGCAACACTAAAGGAAAAAAAGAAACAAGGAATTACCGGTAATAGTCTAAAGGGGAAAAACATAGCGTTAATTTTTGAGAAACCATCTACCCGTACCAGATGCGCATTTACGATTGGATGTATTGATGAAGGTGGTCATCCTGAATATCTCGGAAAAGATGATATTCAACTGGGGCATAAGGAGAGTGTGGAAGATACTGCTAGGGTGTTAGGGCGTATGTTTGATGGAATTGAGTATCGAGGATTTTCTCAAGAAACCGTTGAAAAGTTAGCGAAATATAGCAAAGTTCCAGTATGGAACGGATTAACGGATGAATATCATCCCACGCAAATCTTAGCAGATTTCTTAACATTAAAAGAACAATTTAAAACATTAAAAGGGCTTAAACTAGTGTTTGTCGGGGATGGAAGAAATAACATGGCAAATAGTTTAATGATTGGTTCCAGTAAGATGGGGATCCATTTTACAATCTTAGCACCTAAGAGTTTATGGCCAAAGGATGAATTGGTATCATTATGCTTAAGTTATGCTAAAGATTCAGGTAGTAAGATTACAATCACAGAGGATTTAGAGGCTGTTTCTGGTGCAGATGCAATCTACACAGATGTATGGTGTTCGATGGGAGAAGAAGATAAGGCGGCAGAACGTGTCGCATTATTAAAACCATATCAAGTAAATGAAGAATTAATAAAAAAGTCAGGGAAAGAAAGTACGGTTTTCTTACACTGTTTACCCGCTGTAAAAGGAAATGAGGTTACAGAAGAAGTATTCGAAAAGTTTGCAGATGTCGTATTTGATGAATCAGAAAACCGTATGCATACGATTAAAGCAGTTATGGTTGCAACTCTCGGAGAAGAGTAA